Sequence from the Gammaproteobacteria bacterium genome:
GGACCATGCCTCATCCATCTCCGTTAGTCCCTTGGTTACGCTTTCGATAAATTTCCTCGCATATTTCTCGACCTTTTCAGGATCGCCCTTAAATCGGGCCGCCAGTATCCGTAGGTCAATAATGGTAGGATCGGTAAGAGACGCAGGCAGAGAACTCATCAGTGTCCCCGAGAAACCCGGCCCTTGAGGGCGGGGAGGAAAGGGGACGGTTTTTTCCGCCCCATTGGATAGCAAAATCTTTAAAGTTGCCGGTCTTTCCCGGCTGTCAGCCCGTAAGGGCCTAGTGACGCACACCTTACGGTGTGGCTCCCCTCGCCAATGTTGCAACGCAGCTTCGATTCTTGCGAACCTTGCAGCAGACCGTTTCGTGCGTACCCGTCGCGTGTCTGCTTCTGCTGCTTTCAGAGCTTGGAGTTGAGGAAGCGCCCCAAGGTGAGTCTTGTACTTCGTTGCAACGTAGTCCGATTTCTCGGACTAAGGCTGGTCAATCTCGGGCTTGCTTTCACAAGCCCCGGGCTTTAGCCCGGGGTGATTGACGGTTCCGCTGGTTGTCTGCGTAGGAAAGAAAGGTCTCGTGGATATTAGACCTTATCGGAAACCTCCTCATCACCCACCACAGTCAATATAAATCATGAGGTTGCGTTGTCCGGCAGAGCTAGGTAGGGGGTTTCCGATAAGGTCTATTATGTCTCGCTTCGCTAACGTGTTGGATAAAGAAACGCAGTATACCAGCATCGTATAAATTCTCGAATTACAACTA
This genomic interval carries:
- a CDS encoding hypothetical protein (Evidence 5 : Unknown function); the protein is MRLRCPAELGRGFPIRSIMSRFANVLDKETQYTSIV